One window of the Shewanella litorisediminis genome contains the following:
- a CDS encoding sensor domain-containing diguanylate cyclase, with translation MLSFFSASPPRTAIMLAICGFLLNLYPLPLFANVQLILGNAAYVIAAVILGPRYAVAVALVCAAGLFLIWDTMHVFLLFPLEALVLALAKRRGVYSLYAGVGFWLLIGMPLFYLYGLTLTTLPTTHLPFIAVKQAINGLFYIGLGAVLLLMLPAQMQNTGSHTKAPVRFSDKLTYSFTLFISLALLVAALLFSEFFIARQQMLIKKNLQDNAVHLSQSTFDYLREHQTAIDQGALWLSMMGDEPEKQQDWLTQFNKGYPAFLTMLIANDRGNIVAASPAARMMDDAIQKGEYSVADRHYFQESFYNQKSFISPVFLGRGFGSDPIVAISAPVYGQGRSSHPSGILEGSLDLNRFVLIDRQNRHHSEQFLLLTDDSNRVIYASAPLNIPPLSEFASAKSGLEYRTSLQLINLHDLKNPSPEYIYAEELLPNRWRLLVLSPFAPLMQLAETQFLRTCILLIFSMVVSFYLARLISRMLTGSLETIANEFSNPSEQRLPLPADAPAEVQTLYQTLKASQRQLMSHQLELEEKVAIRTFELEKANQKLQALAERDALTGLYNRRHATAGFAPLQAMCERSGEAIAVVLLDLDFFKAINDNHGHLAGDECLRQMANLLAQNFKRDSDLVARYGGEEFLLILPMTNALNVEHHLNLFRERLAKHPVNNPSADEPIHMSVSVGAVVANASFSDSLEAWLKVADDNLYQAKAEGRNRVICTLINDEIPTPEAK, from the coding sequence TTGCTGTCTTTTTTTTCTGCATCGCCGCCGCGCACTGCGATCATGTTGGCCATTTGCGGCTTTTTATTAAACCTGTATCCGCTGCCGCTGTTTGCCAACGTGCAGCTGATTTTGGGTAACGCCGCCTATGTGATTGCCGCCGTTATTCTCGGGCCACGATATGCCGTAGCCGTGGCGCTGGTCTGCGCTGCCGGGCTGTTTTTGATTTGGGATACTATGCATGTATTTTTGCTATTCCCACTCGAGGCGCTGGTGTTGGCACTGGCCAAACGACGCGGTGTTTACTCTCTTTATGCCGGGGTGGGCTTCTGGCTGCTGATTGGTATGCCACTGTTCTACCTTTACGGCCTGACTCTCACCACACTGCCCACAACTCACCTGCCCTTTATCGCCGTTAAACAAGCAATTAACGGCCTGTTTTACATTGGTTTGGGGGCGGTGCTGTTACTGATGCTACCCGCGCAGATGCAAAACACCGGCAGTCACACCAAGGCGCCGGTGCGCTTCAGCGACAAACTCACTTACAGCTTTACCCTGTTTATCTCGCTGGCGCTGCTGGTTGCTGCCTTGCTGTTCAGCGAGTTTTTTATTGCGCGGCAGCAAATGCTTATCAAAAAGAATCTGCAGGACAATGCGGTACATTTGTCGCAATCGACCTTTGATTACCTGCGCGAGCATCAAACGGCTATTGATCAGGGCGCCCTGTGGCTGTCAATGATGGGGGATGAACCTGAGAAGCAGCAGGATTGGCTCACTCAGTTCAACAAGGGATACCCCGCCTTTTTAACCATGTTGATTGCCAATGATAGAGGTAACATAGTGGCAGCCAGCCCTGCCGCGCGCATGATGGATGACGCGATTCAAAAAGGTGAGTACAGCGTCGCCGACCGCCACTACTTTCAAGAATCCTTTTATAACCAGAAGTCGTTTATCTCACCGGTGTTTCTTGGCAGAGGTTTTGGCAGCGACCCCATAGTCGCTATCAGCGCCCCCGTTTACGGCCAGGGTCGTTCCAGTCACCCATCCGGCATTCTGGAAGGCTCGCTGGATTTGAATCGCTTCGTGCTTATCGACAGGCAAAACCGTCATCATTCCGAGCAATTTCTGCTCCTGACCGACGACAGTAACCGGGTGATTTACGCATCGGCGCCACTGAATATTCCCCCACTGAGTGAGTTTGCGTCTGCCAAGAGTGGCCTTGAGTATCGAACCAGTTTGCAGTTGATTAACCTGCACGATCTGAAAAACCCAAGCCCTGAGTACATATATGCCGAGGAGCTGTTGCCAAATCGTTGGCGTCTGTTGGTGCTGTCGCCTTTCGCTCCGCTGATGCAACTGGCCGAAACCCAGTTTTTACGAACCTGCATACTGCTTATTTTCAGCATGGTGGTAAGCTTCTATCTGGCACGACTGATAAGCCGGATGCTGACCGGCTCCCTCGAAACCATCGCAAACGAATTCAGCAATCCAAGTGAACAACGACTGCCACTGCCCGCGGATGCGCCAGCCGAAGTACAGACCCTGTATCAAACCCTGAAAGCGAGTCAGCGACAATTGATGAGCCATCAGCTGGAGCTGGAAGAAAAGGTCGCCATTCGAACCTTCGAGCTTGAAAAGGCCAATCAGAAGCTGCAGGCGCTTGCAGAGCGCGACGCACTGACGGGTCTATACAATCGTCGCCATGCCACGGCAGGTTTTGCGCCTTTGCAAGCCATGTGCGAGCGCAGCGGCGAGGCCATCGCGGTGGTACTGCTGGATCTCGACTTTTTTAAAGCCATCAACGATAACCACGGACATTTGGCCGGCGACGAGTGCCTGCGTCAGATGGCCAATCTGCTCGCGCAAAACTTCAAGCGGGATTCGGATTTAGTCGCCCGTTACGGCGGGGAAGAATTTTTACTTATCCTGCCAATGACCAATGCACTGAACGTTGAGCATCACCTCAACCTGTTCCGCGAGCGGCTGGCAAAGCATCCTGTGAATAACCCCAGCGCCGATGAACCAATTCACATGTCTGTTTCGGTCGGTGCCGTTGTGGCCAATGCCAGTTTCTCTGACTCTCTGGAAGCCTGGCTCAAAGTCGCCGATGACAACCTGTATCAAGCAAAAGCCGAAGGCCGCAACCGGGTAATCTGCACGTTAATCAATGACGAAATACCCACACCTGAGGCCAAGTGA